In Paenibacillus phoenicis, one genomic interval encodes:
- the infC gene encoding translation initiation factor IF-3 yields MINEEIRAKEVRLVGAEGEQIGIKPLREALQMAMDLNLDLVNVAPTAKPPVCRIMDYGKFRYEQQKKEKEARKNQKIVDIKEVWFRANIEEHDFQTKLRNVIKFLKDGDKVKCSVRFRGREITHADIGKKILDRVKDEVAEISNVERVPKLEGRSMIMILAPKN; encoded by the coding sequence TTGATCAATGAAGAGATTCGTGCGAAAGAAGTCCGTCTCGTAGGCGCTGAAGGCGAACAAATCGGCATTAAGCCGCTGCGCGAAGCGCTGCAGATGGCGATGGACCTGAATCTGGATCTGGTGAACGTTGCGCCGACTGCCAAGCCGCCGGTATGCCGGATTATGGACTATGGCAAGTTCCGTTACGAGCAGCAGAAGAAAGAGAAGGAAGCCCGCAAGAATCAGAAAATTGTGGACATCAAGGAAGTGTGGTTCCGCGCGAACATCGAGGAACACGATTTCCAAACGAAACTTCGCAATGTGATCAAATTTTTGAAAGATGGCGACAAGGTAAAATGCTCGGTTCGCTTCCGCGGACGGGAAATTACCCATGCCGACATCGGGAAGAAAATTCTCGACCGCGTCAAAGATGAGGTTGCGGAAATCTCGAACGTTGAACGAGTTCCGAAGCTGGAAGGACGCAGTATGATCATGATCCTGGCACCGAAAAACTAA
- the rpmI gene encoding 50S ribosomal protein L35, with product MPKMKTHSSLKDRFKITGSGKVRRYKANRNHLLSHKSKRAKRVLANSPVAYAGDVRRMKQQLANLK from the coding sequence ATGCCTAAAATGAAAACCCACAGCAGTCTGAAAGACCGCTTCAAAATTACCGGATCCGGTAAAGTTAGACGTTACAAAGCGAACCGCAATCACTTGCTGTCCCATAAGTCCAAACGTGCAAAACGTGTTTTGGCCAACAGCCCTGTTGCATACGCAGGTGACGTTCGCCGCATGAAGCAGCAACTGGCGAACTTGAAGTAA
- the rplT gene encoding 50S ribosomal protein L20, whose amino-acid sequence MARVKGGFVVRRRHKKVLKLAKGYFGSKHRIFKTANEQVMKSLLYAYRDRRAKKRDFRKLWIVRINAAARMNGLSYSKLMHGLKLADVNINRKMLADLAVNDLNAFNSLAAVAKEKINA is encoded by the coding sequence ATGGCAAGAGTAAAAGGCGGATTCGTCGTTCGTCGTCGTCATAAAAAAGTATTGAAACTGGCTAAAGGTTATTTTGGTTCGAAACACCGCATTTTCAAAACTGCGAACGAGCAAGTGATGAAATCCTTGCTGTACGCTTACCGTGACCGCCGCGCGAAAAAACGCGACTTCCGCAAACTGTGGATCGTCCGTATTAATGCCGCAGCTCGCATGAACGGTTTGTCCTACAGCAAATTGATGCATGGCTTGAAGCTCGCTGACGTGAACATCAACCGCAAAATGCTGGCTGATCTCGCAGTTAACGACCTGAATGCCTTCAATTCTTTGGCAGCTGTCGCTAAAGAAAAAATCAACGCTTAA